Genomic segment of Clostridiales bacterium:
ATGCATTCCGGTTCTTTTCATAGTTGGTTGAGCTTCTGTTAGAAAATTGATATAATAAGATATTCAATCTGACAGAAATGAGGACACACAATGGATGAATTCATAAAATTATTAGATGCTAATTTAGAATATGTAAATCATGAAATTATAGATGATACAATTTATATAAGTGTAATTTCTAATCGTGAAGAGGTTCAATGCCCATTTTGCGGTCATATGTCATCTCAAACCCACAGTACCTATGAAAGAAGCTTTCAAGATTTGCCCATGCAGGGAAAGAAGGTAATAATAAATATTAAAAATCGAGAGATGTTTTGTAATAATCCTGAATGTGACCATACAACCTTCGCTGAAAGGTTTACCTGGTTAGCTAATAAATCTAAAAAACCAGACGCCTTGAGGATGAGATAGTACGTCTATCACTTAATTGTAGTTCCAATGCAGCAGCAAGATTTTTAAGTAAAAATACAGTTATTGTTGGTAAAAGTACCATCTGTAATCTCTTAAAAAAAAGTAAAACCTATAGTGAATAAGAATGAAGTTACCATCGTATGTATAGATGATGAGGAAATAATCCGAGAAAAAGGATTTAAGGGGTCCTCCTCTACAATCCGTCATTATGCATCTGAATGGAAAAAAGATTTAAAGAAAATGAAGTTGGAGAAGGGAAAGGAATTATTACAATAAAGCGAGATGACATTTTTAAGACTTTATTCGGACCAGTATCAGACATTAAAAGTCTTGAAAAAGATAAATTTCAGTGTTTTTGTAATCAGTATCCTTTTTTTAAAACAATCTTAGAATTGACTAATTCATTTAGAAAGATTTTTGAACAAAGTGAGCCTAAACTGTTAAGAGAATGAATAGCTAAAGCCAAGAATACAAAAATTAAAGAGATTATTAGTTTTGCCAATGGCGTTGAGAGGGATTATGATGCTGTAGAGAATGCTGTATGCTTACCATATAGTAATGGGTTAGCCGAAGGAAGCGTAAATAAAATAAAAGTTATAAAAAGGATTATGTATGGCCGGTGTAGTTTTGAAACATTGAGAAACAAAACTATCCGGCTTGATAAAATGCATAAATTCAACTAACTCGGGAAAGAACCCAAAAATTAGGTCAACCGCTCATTGAATTTTAGGTCATTTGTTATAGAATTATTGCACCTATGAATCATTGTTATGATTTGGTCATGGCTCAAAAGATAAAGAAGGAAAAAGAGAAGAAGGAATATATACAAGATGAATTGATTAAGGAAGCAAGAAATTCTGCAAACATGTATAATGATACCTGGAACAGCAGACTTATAGCAATTGTCAGGGGTGAAAAGACCGGCCCATATAATGGATTGAGGGCAATTATAGGGAGATGTGGTTAAGGCTGCCATAAAGATAAGCAACAAAACAGCTATAACTGTTTCCATAATATGGATAATATCCATATTCTTTTTCCCTACAGTAACTTGACACTATCTTTATTAACAGTAAATTTGACATATTATGGGTTAATGGTATAAT
This window contains:
- a CDS encoding transposase family protein is translated as MDEFIKLLDANLEYVNHEIIDDTIYISVISNREEVQCPFCGHMSSQTHSTYERSFQDLPMQGKKVIINIKNREMFCNNPECDHTTFAERFTWLANKSKKPDALRMR